A single region of the Pyxidicoccus trucidator genome encodes:
- a CDS encoding 2-oxoglutarate and iron-dependent oxygenase domain-containing protein: MAETKDGVVLLDYAKLAAGVDLSAAIERAYGHDGIGLLVVKGIPGLVELRSGLLPLGFRFAALPNEVKDRYVHPRSSYSFGWSHGKELLKPGQFDEFKGSYYNNPQYDVPQADASLVEKYPENYHPNVWPDADFPELRPAFMTLGQRMVDVGVLVAEQCDRYVRSRLGERLTPDAQLARTIRESRACKARLLYYFAINEDATPRTRDSWCGWHSDHGSLTALCPAMYFEAEPGAREPARADLPVPDPEAGLYVRTRTGQEKKVVIPKDCLAFQIGESSQIVTGGLLRATPHAVQALAHPASRNISRSTFAVFMQPDNDAHLRAPAGTDGQEQRVGAFQPGMTFGDFARATFAKFYNPYA, encoded by the coding sequence GTGGCTGAGACGAAAGACGGAGTGGTCCTCCTCGACTACGCGAAGCTCGCGGCGGGGGTGGACCTGTCGGCCGCCATCGAGCGTGCGTACGGGCACGACGGCATCGGCCTGCTGGTGGTGAAGGGGATACCGGGGCTGGTGGAGCTGCGCAGCGGCCTGCTGCCGCTGGGGTTCCGCTTCGCGGCGCTCCCCAACGAGGTGAAGGACCGGTACGTCCACCCGCGGAGCAGTTACTCGTTTGGCTGGAGCCACGGGAAGGAGCTGCTCAAGCCCGGCCAGTTCGATGAGTTCAAGGGCTCGTACTACAACAACCCCCAGTACGACGTGCCCCAGGCGGACGCGTCGCTGGTGGAGAAGTACCCGGAGAACTACCACCCGAACGTCTGGCCGGACGCGGACTTCCCGGAGCTGCGCCCCGCCTTCATGACGCTGGGGCAGCGGATGGTGGACGTGGGCGTGCTCGTCGCGGAGCAGTGCGACAGGTACGTGCGCTCGCGGCTGGGGGAGCGGCTGACGCCGGACGCGCAGCTGGCCCGGACGATTCGCGAGTCACGCGCGTGCAAGGCCCGGCTCCTCTATTACTTCGCCATCAACGAGGACGCGACGCCGCGCACGCGGGACTCGTGGTGTGGCTGGCACAGCGACCACGGCTCGCTGACGGCGCTCTGCCCGGCGATGTACTTCGAGGCGGAGCCCGGCGCGCGCGAGCCGGCGCGGGCGGACCTCCCGGTGCCGGACCCGGAGGCGGGCCTGTACGTGCGCACCCGGACGGGCCAGGAGAAGAAGGTGGTCATCCCGAAGGACTGCCTCGCGTTCCAGATTGGCGAGAGCTCGCAGATTGTGACGGGCGGGCTGCTGCGGGCGACGCCGCACGCGGTGCAGGCGCTGGCACACCCGGCGAGCCGGAACATCTCTCGCTCCACGTTCGCGGTGTTCATGCAGCCGGACAACGACGCGCACCTGCGGGCGCCGGCGGGGACGGACGGGCAGGAGCAGCGCGTGGGCGCGTTCCAGCCGGGGATGACCTTCGGCGACTTCGCCCGGGCCACGTTCGCGAAGTTCTACAACCCGTACGCCTGA
- a CDS encoding DUF2845 domain-containing protein, producing the protein MRSARWLLVLPLLWLPSAVQAASLRCGTALVADGASKSDVIAKCGEPLAKETRSESEELKTRDGDTSAKRVVQKTFEEWTYNFGPNRLMQVVVFENGKLIDVKSAGYGR; encoded by the coding sequence ATGCGGTCTGCTCGGTGGCTCCTGGTCCTTCCGTTGTTGTGGCTTCCCTCGGCCGTGCAGGCGGCCTCTCTTCGCTGTGGCACGGCGCTCGTCGCGGATGGGGCGTCGAAGTCGGACGTCATCGCGAAGTGCGGCGAGCCGCTGGCGAAGGAGACCCGCTCTGAGTCGGAAGAGTTGAAGACTCGGGACGGGGACACATCGGCGAAGCGGGTGGTGCAGAAGACGTTCGAGGAGTGGACGTACAACTTCGGCCCCAACCGCCTGATGCAGGTGGTGGTGTTCGAGAACGGCAAGCTCATCGACGTGAAGAGCGCCGGGTACGGGCGGTAG
- a CDS encoding double-CXXCG motif protein: MASEALSNPMRFFVLNKLREGEHDTEFSRTSSNMGPALRCPQCGNTVGALSWEPPYQGDLEFYGQAFGDLLKGPSGLLITERFAEDFKAEGLTGLSGFHPVEIKWVRRKGRGSKPGPPPAYLYVTLAYGHAALDMERSRILSKKPMVCSWCRYVGPDAIDGLALEEGTWNGEDVFRPRGMWGAVLVSERFKRFAGKHAMSHMAMIPIENYIKDPLGLLPRAET; this comes from the coding sequence ATGGCTTCTGAAGCCCTCTCGAACCCCATGCGCTTCTTCGTCTTGAACAAGTTGCGCGAAGGCGAGCACGACACCGAGTTCAGCAGGACCAGCTCGAATATGGGCCCCGCGCTCCGCTGTCCTCAGTGTGGGAACACCGTCGGAGCGCTGAGCTGGGAGCCCCCCTACCAGGGCGACCTGGAGTTCTACGGCCAGGCCTTCGGGGACCTCCTGAAGGGTCCGAGCGGGCTCCTCATCACCGAGCGCTTCGCCGAGGACTTCAAGGCGGAGGGGCTGACGGGGCTCAGCGGCTTCCATCCCGTCGAGATAAAGTGGGTCCGCCGCAAGGGCCGTGGCTCCAAGCCCGGTCCGCCTCCCGCGTATCTCTACGTCACACTGGCCTATGGCCACGCCGCCCTGGACATGGAGCGCAGCCGCATCCTGAGCAAGAAGCCCATGGTGTGCTCCTGGTGTCGCTACGTCGGCCCCGATGCCATCGACGGCCTCGCCCTGGAGGAAGGCACCTGGAACGGGGAGGACGTGTTCCGGCCGCGCGGCATGTGGGGCGCCGTCCTCGTCTCCGAGCGCTTCAAGCGCTTCGCCGGGAAGCATGCCATGAGCCACATGGCCATGATCCCCATCGAAAACTACATCAAGGACCCGCTAGGCCTCCTGCCGCGGGCCGAGACCTGA
- a CDS encoding restriction endonuclease, producing the protein MKTTWMVRAGRGSENIEEFLRHGIVAMGDARLGPLSPSQSKADMLRLYAEKYPEEGEGTRATWASQSARFVSEMKSGDGVITYDSERRLYFVGTLSSEYEWAPQLIDSKPHMRRVKWTGRVSRDGLSASARNSLGAIQSLFKLGPDVAAELAEQAVALDTAPEQTPPVAPPVARPVEGKPRSDAELSAEMFDKAGAFVEDAISRLDWEQLQHLVAGILRSMGYQTRVSEPGPDRGVDIFASPDGLGLQEPRIFVEVKHRPGTPMGTKELRSFLGGRKANDKCLYVSTGGFTKDAHYEAERSNIALTLITLPRLRELLLERYEQLDAPTRAMVPLQRFYWPAR; encoded by the coding sequence ATGAAGACCACGTGGATGGTCCGCGCCGGGCGCGGCAGCGAGAACATCGAGGAATTCCTGCGGCACGGCATCGTCGCCATGGGAGACGCGAGGCTCGGCCCGCTGTCGCCCTCGCAGTCCAAGGCGGACATGCTGCGCCTCTACGCGGAGAAATACCCCGAGGAGGGCGAGGGCACGCGCGCCACCTGGGCCAGCCAGTCCGCCCGCTTCGTCAGTGAGATGAAGTCCGGCGACGGCGTCATCACCTACGACAGCGAGCGCCGCCTCTACTTCGTGGGCACCCTGTCCTCGGAGTACGAGTGGGCGCCCCAGCTCATCGACTCCAAGCCCCACATGCGCCGCGTGAAGTGGACCGGCCGCGTCTCCCGCGACGGGCTGAGCGCGTCGGCGCGCAACTCGCTCGGCGCCATCCAGAGCCTCTTCAAGCTGGGCCCGGACGTGGCCGCCGAGCTGGCCGAGCAGGCCGTTGCTCTCGATACGGCCCCCGAGCAGACCCCGCCAGTCGCCCCACCCGTGGCCCGTCCCGTCGAGGGCAAGCCCCGCTCGGACGCGGAGCTGAGCGCGGAGATGTTCGACAAGGCCGGCGCCTTCGTCGAGGACGCCATCAGCCGCCTGGACTGGGAGCAGCTGCAGCACCTGGTCGCCGGCATCCTGCGCTCCATGGGCTACCAGACCCGGGTGTCCGAGCCGGGCCCGGACCGTGGCGTGGACATCTTCGCGTCGCCGGACGGCCTGGGCCTCCAGGAGCCGCGCATCTTCGTCGAGGTGAAGCACCGGCCCGGGACTCCCATGGGCACCAAGGAGCTCCGCTCCTTCCTCGGGGGCCGCAAGGCCAACGACAAGTGCCTGTACGTGAGCACCGGCGGCTTCACCAAGGACGCCCACTACGAGGCCGAGCGCTCCAACATCGCGCTCACGCTCATCACCCTGCCCCGCCTGCGGGAGCTGCTCCTCGAACGCTACGAGCAGCTCGATGCGCCGACGCGCGCGATGGTGCCACTCCAGCGCTTCTACTGGCCGGCCCGGTAG
- a CDS encoding restriction endonuclease subunit S, which yields MIFEKQLPPGWSWARVDEVGEVRLGRQRAPEHHTGTHMRPYLRVANVFEDRIDTSDVFEMNFTPEEYERYKLLPGDILLNEGQSRELVGRPAIYRDEMPGACFQNTLIRFRARQSVIPEFALLVFRTYLHSGRFQSISKWTTSIAHLGADRFASLEFPVPPLAEQRRIVSKLEALLSRSRLAKEALDAIPALLERFRQAVLAAAFRGALTERWRSQTRKTKPTSDLLEQIRAERRRRWEDVVQERLRLKAKTPKAESWKTEYDEPTLRIDPDAPKAEWFGDLDSLGWNAAPLELLADPVRGIPYGIVITGDPHPTGVPTVRCGDIKNFSIELDPLKRVNPEIASQYSRTRLEGGEVLVAIRGTVGGVAVASLAMAGMNISREVAMVPSLPGVQPRFLMYLLASPVAVRILAGHTKGVAQSGVNLDDLRSFPVPLPSTAEQNEIVKFIEQAFARISTVHERWKQASEQLDLLNESMLSRAFCGELVPQDPNDEPASVLLERIRAEREAAASSPKQRRSTKATGRKSATGNPT from the coding sequence ATGATATTTGAAAAACAGTTGCCTCCCGGATGGTCCTGGGCTCGCGTTGACGAGGTTGGCGAGGTGCGACTTGGTCGTCAGCGCGCTCCCGAACACCACACCGGAACGCACATGCGTCCATATCTGCGGGTCGCAAATGTATTCGAAGACAGAATCGACACAAGCGATGTCTTCGAGATGAATTTCACGCCCGAAGAATATGAGCGCTACAAACTACTTCCCGGTGACATCCTCTTAAATGAAGGCCAGTCCCGCGAACTTGTCGGCCGCCCTGCCATCTACCGGGACGAGATGCCTGGTGCATGCTTTCAAAACACCCTGATTCGATTCCGAGCTCGCCAATCGGTCATTCCAGAATTTGCACTACTTGTATTCCGAACCTACCTCCATTCAGGTCGCTTTCAATCGATTTCAAAATGGACCACCAGCATCGCTCACCTTGGCGCAGATCGATTCGCCAGTCTTGAGTTTCCTGTCCCACCTTTGGCAGAGCAACGGCGCATCGTATCCAAACTCGAAGCCCTCCTGTCCCGAAGCCGCCTCGCCAAGGAAGCACTGGACGCCATCCCAGCCCTGCTGGAGCGCTTCCGACAAGCCGTGCTCGCCGCTGCATTCCGTGGCGCTCTGACGGAACGCTGGCGTTCTCAGACTCGTAAGACCAAGCCCACCTCGGATCTGCTTGAGCAGATTCGCGCCGAGCGGCGCCGCCGCTGGGAAGATGTCGTGCAGGAGCGACTTCGTCTCAAAGCGAAGACGCCCAAGGCTGAGTCCTGGAAAACAGAGTACGACGAACCAACTCTTAGGATAGACCCTGATGCTCCAAAAGCAGAATGGTTCGGGGACTTAGATTCCCTAGGCTGGAATGCAGCTCCGCTAGAACTTCTCGCCGACCCAGTGCGGGGCATTCCATACGGTATCGTAATAACTGGCGACCCGCACCCTACGGGAGTTCCAACAGTGAGGTGTGGAGACATCAAGAACTTCTCAATAGAACTCGACCCGCTCAAACGCGTTAACCCGGAGATTGCCAGTCAGTACTCGCGTACTCGGCTCGAAGGTGGCGAAGTGCTTGTCGCTATTCGCGGCACCGTTGGAGGTGTTGCCGTAGCATCACTCGCCATGGCTGGCATGAATATCAGTCGTGAAGTAGCAATGGTGCCAAGCCTTCCGGGCGTACAGCCGCGCTTTCTCATGTATCTCCTAGCAAGTCCGGTAGCAGTGCGGATACTCGCTGGGCACACGAAGGGCGTGGCTCAATCGGGGGTCAACCTTGATGATCTCCGGAGTTTCCCCGTACCGCTGCCATCGACTGCCGAGCAGAACGAAATTGTCAAATTCATCGAGCAAGCATTCGCGCGAATCTCCACAGTGCACGAGCGATGGAAGCAGGCAAGCGAGCAGCTTGATTTGCTCAACGAATCAATGTTGAGCCGAGCATTCTGCGGCGAACTCGTCCCGCAGGACCCGAACGACGAGCCCGCCTCCGTGCTCCTGGAGCGCATCCGCGCCGAGCGCGAGGCCGCCGCCTCCAGTCCGAAGCAGCGACGCTCCACCAAGGCCACCGGCCGCAAGAGCGCTACAGGGAACCCGACATGA
- a CDS encoding N-6 DNA methylase — translation MGNGNTTNDIVQKLWNLCSLLREDGVTYHEYVTELTYLLFLKMLKETGREDVLPKGYRWDDLAKKDGVAQLDFYKRLLLDLGAKGSRRVKDIYTDAGTTLRQPKSLTALVKAIDDLQWYSEDREHIGDLYEGLLEKNATEVKSGAGQYFTPRPLVECMVEVVKPQAGELVQDPAAGTAGFLIAADRYVREQTSDYFDLKDKQQEFQKNQAFYGVELVPDTRRLALMNLMLHDIEGELLLGDTLSPLGAGLERAHVILTNPPFGTKKGGGHPTRDDFTFPTSNKQLAFLEHIYRGLRSGGRAAVVVPDNVLFEENVGAAIRADLMDKCDLHTILRLPTGIFYAQGVKTNVLFFTRGKTDKGHTQAVWVYDLRANMPSFGKRTPLKREHFKPFEDAFGADPNGKGSRKDDGQEGRFRKFTRADIKARGDNLDLSWLKDNSGDSNSSPLEPDAIAVQLRVQLQAALAEIDAISSLLKEPREAAHDI, via the coding sequence ATGGGCAACGGCAACACCACGAACGACATCGTCCAGAAGCTCTGGAACCTGTGCTCGCTGCTGCGCGAGGACGGCGTCACGTACCACGAGTACGTGACGGAGCTGACCTACCTGCTGTTCCTCAAGATGCTCAAGGAGACGGGGCGCGAGGACGTCCTGCCCAAGGGCTACCGCTGGGACGACCTCGCGAAGAAGGACGGCGTGGCGCAGCTCGACTTCTACAAGCGGCTGCTGCTGGACCTAGGCGCGAAGGGCTCCCGGCGCGTGAAGGACATCTACACCGACGCCGGTACCACGCTGCGCCAGCCCAAGAGCCTCACGGCGCTGGTGAAGGCCATTGATGACCTCCAGTGGTACAGCGAGGACCGCGAGCACATCGGCGACCTCTACGAGGGGCTGCTGGAGAAGAACGCCACCGAGGTGAAGAGCGGCGCGGGCCAGTATTTCACGCCGCGCCCCCTGGTGGAGTGCATGGTGGAAGTGGTGAAGCCGCAGGCCGGCGAGCTCGTGCAGGACCCGGCGGCGGGCACGGCGGGCTTCCTCATCGCGGCGGACCGCTATGTTCGCGAACAGACGAGCGACTACTTCGACCTGAAGGACAAGCAGCAGGAGTTCCAGAAAAATCAGGCGTTCTACGGCGTGGAGCTGGTTCCGGACACGCGGCGCCTGGCGCTGATGAACTTGATGCTCCACGACATCGAAGGCGAGCTGCTGCTCGGGGACACGCTGTCTCCGCTGGGCGCGGGGCTGGAGAGGGCGCACGTCATCCTGACGAACCCGCCGTTCGGCACCAAGAAGGGCGGCGGCCATCCCACGCGGGACGACTTCACGTTCCCCACGAGCAACAAGCAGCTCGCGTTCCTGGAGCACATCTACCGCGGGCTGAGGTCGGGGGGACGCGCGGCGGTGGTGGTGCCGGACAACGTCCTGTTCGAGGAGAATGTGGGCGCGGCTATCCGCGCGGACCTGATGGACAAGTGCGACCTGCACACCATCCTCCGGCTGCCCACGGGCATCTTCTACGCGCAAGGCGTGAAGACCAACGTGCTGTTCTTCACGCGCGGGAAGACGGACAAGGGCCATACGCAGGCGGTGTGGGTCTACGACCTGCGGGCCAACATGCCGTCCTTCGGGAAGCGCACGCCGTTGAAGCGGGAGCACTTCAAGCCGTTCGAGGACGCTTTTGGCGCGGACCCGAATGGGAAGGGCTCACGCAAGGACGATGGCCAGGAAGGCCGGTTCCGGAAATTCACGCGCGCAGACATCAAGGCACGTGGCGATAACCTGGACCTCAGTTGGCTAAAGGACAACAGTGGCGACAGCAATTCCTCGCCGCTCGAGCCTGATGCCATCGCCGTGCAACTGCGCGTTCAACTACAAGCAGCTCTCGCTGAAATTGATGCCATCTCCTCTTTGCTCAAGGAGCCGCGCGAGGCCGCTCATGATATTTGA
- the hsdR gene encoding type I restriction-modification system endonuclease, with amino-acid sequence MASLTSPNFQFLAGHDPLLVALGAQAERFFADDPVTCLMKLRQLGEVLAQHAAASMGITVPDRTPQFQLIERLAMPPRGVLTPDMKRLFHDLREVGNHATDEAQGTHGDALHQLKMARNIAIWFHRAFGRQKNFEPGPFIPPPDPAKESAALKAELERLRGELGKVQLSHEAAQAAAQEAERQRLAAEERATRDAEEREVWRELAEEAERKLAGQLAALRARAEAQPAAQLQQRATVAFLAGEKLELDEADTRHLIDAQLRAAGWEVDSQALTYERGARPQAGKHRAIAEWPTADGRADYVLFVGLEAVGVVEAKRQSKDVPGAIQQAKRYSCGYTVRGDEKLPGGPWGEYRVPFLFATNGRAYLEQLKTKSGIWFQDVRRATNHPRALVGWHTPEGLRELLRQDEDAARAALRAKPVDLPGLRDYQVKAIRAVEAALEDGRRHCLVAMATGTGKTRTFIGLIYRLVESGLFRRVLFLVDRTALGIQATDAFKASHVDGVKAFADIYDLKELGDLEPAPETKLHFSTVQGMVRRILGAESDADRPAVSDYDCIVVDECHRGYTLDKDMSDAELTFRAEDDYLSAYRRVLDYFDAVKIGLTATPALHTTQIFGAPVYQYSYREAVIEGWLVDHAPPTRIDTELSTRGIKWEAGEEVPTLNTSSQQLDLITLPDELSFEVDAFNTRVLTENFNREVARALAEQIDPTLEGKTLVFCATDAHADMVVDLLKKAFDARYGDLEDKTVEKITGSVDRRLELIRHFRNERLPSVVVTVDLLTTGIDVPPIENLVFLRRVKSRILYEQMLGRATRLCTYRDGTVKELFRIFDAVDLYKLLEPVTSMKPVVKDPLIPFAQLVQELQALPDGGARQVVLDQLMAKLQRKKQALGGKHAEPFEAAAGEPAAQAVARLKGCTTAQVAAWFAAHPRVAELLDRVSGSGPKVYVSEHEDRLLGLSQGYGLGRQRPKDYLDAFERFVRENLNRMPALAVVAQRPRELTREALKALKLELDAAGFTDTALRSAWRETTNEDIAASIIGFIRQRAVGDPLMPYAQRVDRAVKQVLSSRPWTPPQRTWLERIGKQLVANEVLDRQSFEAGVFKDKGGYTAIDKVFEGRLEQVLGELTDSLWKNAG; translated from the coding sequence ATGGCCTCCCTGACCTCTCCGAACTTTCAATTCCTGGCGGGGCATGACCCGCTCCTGGTGGCGTTGGGCGCGCAAGCCGAGCGCTTCTTCGCGGACGACCCCGTCACCTGCTTGATGAAGTTGCGGCAGTTGGGGGAGGTTCTGGCCCAGCACGCTGCGGCCAGCATGGGCATCACCGTCCCGGACCGGACGCCCCAGTTCCAGCTCATCGAGCGACTGGCGATGCCTCCGCGTGGCGTCCTCACGCCGGACATGAAGCGCCTGTTCCACGACCTGCGGGAAGTCGGGAACCATGCCACTGATGAGGCGCAGGGCACCCACGGCGACGCGCTCCACCAGCTCAAGATGGCCCGGAACATCGCCATCTGGTTCCACCGCGCCTTCGGACGGCAGAAGAACTTCGAGCCGGGCCCATTCATCCCACCTCCGGACCCCGCGAAGGAAAGCGCGGCCCTGAAGGCCGAGCTGGAGCGGCTGCGGGGCGAGCTGGGGAAGGTGCAGCTCTCCCACGAAGCAGCCCAGGCGGCGGCACAGGAGGCCGAGCGCCAGCGGCTGGCGGCCGAGGAGCGTGCGACCCGCGACGCCGAGGAGCGCGAGGTCTGGCGAGAGCTGGCCGAGGAGGCGGAGCGCAAGCTGGCGGGCCAGCTGGCCGCCCTGCGCGCCAGGGCCGAGGCCCAGCCGGCCGCGCAGCTCCAGCAGCGGGCCACCGTGGCGTTTCTGGCCGGCGAGAAGCTGGAGCTGGACGAGGCGGACACCCGGCACCTCATCGACGCGCAGCTCCGCGCGGCGGGCTGGGAGGTGGACTCGCAGGCGCTCACCTACGAGCGTGGCGCCCGGCCGCAGGCGGGGAAGCACCGGGCCATCGCCGAGTGGCCCACAGCGGATGGCCGCGCCGACTATGTCCTCTTCGTCGGCCTGGAGGCCGTGGGCGTGGTGGAGGCCAAGCGCCAGAGCAAGGACGTGCCCGGCGCCATCCAGCAGGCGAAGCGCTACAGCTGCGGCTACACCGTGCGCGGTGACGAGAAGCTCCCGGGCGGCCCCTGGGGCGAGTACCGGGTGCCATTCCTCTTCGCAACCAACGGGCGGGCGTACCTGGAGCAGCTCAAGACGAAGAGCGGCATCTGGTTCCAGGACGTGCGCCGCGCCACGAACCACCCGCGCGCGCTGGTGGGCTGGCACACACCGGAGGGCCTGCGGGAGCTGCTGCGCCAGGACGAGGACGCGGCCCGGGCCGCTCTCCGCGCCAAGCCCGTGGACCTGCCGGGCCTGCGCGACTACCAGGTGAAGGCCATCCGCGCCGTGGAGGCCGCGCTGGAGGACGGCCGGCGCCACTGCCTGGTGGCCATGGCCACGGGCACCGGCAAGACGCGCACCTTCATCGGGCTCATCTACCGGCTGGTGGAGTCGGGCCTCTTCCGGCGCGTCCTCTTCCTGGTGGACCGTACCGCGCTCGGAATCCAGGCCACGGACGCCTTCAAGGCGAGCCACGTGGACGGCGTGAAGGCCTTCGCGGACATCTACGACCTCAAGGAGCTGGGAGACCTGGAGCCGGCTCCGGAGACGAAGCTGCACTTCTCCACGGTGCAGGGCATGGTGCGGCGCATCCTCGGCGCGGAGTCCGACGCGGACCGGCCCGCCGTCTCCGACTACGACTGCATCGTCGTGGACGAGTGCCACCGCGGGTACACGCTCGACAAGGACATGTCCGACGCGGAGCTGACCTTCCGCGCAGAGGACGACTACCTCAGCGCGTACCGGCGGGTGCTGGACTACTTCGACGCGGTGAAGATTGGCCTCACGGCGACGCCCGCGCTGCACACCACCCAGATTTTCGGCGCGCCGGTGTACCAGTACAGCTACCGCGAGGCCGTCATCGAGGGGTGGCTGGTGGACCATGCCCCGCCCACCCGCATCGACACGGAGCTGAGCACCCGGGGCATCAAGTGGGAGGCCGGAGAGGAGGTGCCCACTCTGAACACCTCTTCGCAGCAGTTGGACCTCATCACCCTCCCGGACGAGCTGAGCTTCGAGGTGGATGCCTTCAACACCCGCGTCCTCACCGAGAACTTCAACCGCGAGGTGGCCCGGGCGCTGGCGGAGCAGATAGACCCGACGCTGGAGGGCAAGACGCTCGTCTTCTGCGCCACGGACGCTCACGCGGACATGGTGGTGGACCTGCTCAAGAAGGCCTTCGACGCGCGGTACGGCGACCTGGAGGACAAGACAGTGGAGAAGATTACCGGCAGCGTGGACCGGCGGCTGGAGCTCATCCGGCACTTCCGGAACGAGCGCCTGCCGAGCGTCGTGGTGACGGTGGACCTGCTGACGACGGGCATCGACGTGCCGCCCATCGAGAACCTCGTGTTCCTGCGGCGGGTGAAGAGCCGCATCCTCTACGAGCAGATGCTCGGCCGGGCCACGCGCCTGTGCACGTACCGGGATGGCACGGTGAAGGAGCTCTTCCGCATCTTCGACGCGGTGGACCTCTACAAGCTGCTGGAGCCCGTCACCTCGATGAAGCCGGTGGTGAAGGACCCGCTCATTCCCTTCGCCCAGCTCGTGCAGGAGCTGCAGGCGCTGCCCGACGGCGGGGCGCGGCAGGTGGTGCTCGACCAGCTGATGGCGAAGCTCCAGCGCAAGAAGCAGGCCCTGGGCGGCAAGCACGCGGAGCCCTTCGAGGCCGCGGCGGGTGAGCCGGCGGCGCAGGCGGTGGCGCGGCTGAAGGGTTGCACGACGGCCCAGGTCGCTGCCTGGTTCGCGGCGCACCCGCGCGTGGCGGAGCTGCTGGACCGGGTGAGCGGCTCGGGGCCGAAGGTCTACGTGTCCGAGCACGAGGACCGACTGCTGGGACTCTCGCAGGGGTACGGCCTCGGGCGGCAGCGTCCGAAGGACTACCTGGACGCCTTCGAGCGGTTCGTCCGGGAGAACCTGAACCGGATGCCGGCACTGGCGGTGGTGGCGCAGCGCCCGCGCGAGCTGACGCGGGAGGCGCTCAAGGCGCTGAAGCTGGAGCTGGACGCGGCGGGCTTCACCGACACGGCGCTGCGGTCGGCGTGGCGGGAGACGACGAACGAGGACATCGCGGCCTCCATCATCGGCTTCATCCGCCAACGGGCCGTGGGCGACCCGCTGATGCCCTACGCGCAGCGCGTGGACCGAGCCGTGAAGCAGGTGCTATCCAGCCGGCCGTGGACGCCTCCGCAGCGAACGTGGCTGGAGCGCATCGGCAAGCAGCTCGTGGCCAACGAGGTGCTGGACCGGCAGTCGTTCGAAGCGGGCGTCTTCAAGGACAAGGGCGGGTATACCGCCATCGACAAGGTGTTCGAGGGGCGACTCGAGCAGGTGCTCGGGGAGCTGACGGACTCACTCTGGAAGAACGCGGGCTGA